A region of Rhizorhabdus wittichii RW1 DNA encodes the following proteins:
- a CDS encoding transcriptional regulator, MarR family (PFAM: regulatory protein, MarR): MLDDAGRRRIGSRRPAAKGAARRAGASGEPVPVLAKTGELAATLRRQVGFQLGRAMGASFQAFSVLVDDKGLRAGHYAVLQVISDHPGISQTQLSLAVGRDKTTLTPLLKEMERGGLIARHDHPTDRRSRLLDLTALGRKKLSILAACAARHERQLDAILGDGERAALLALLNKVADGLTLAGDDGDEATDEA, translated from the coding sequence GTGTTGGACGACGCCGGGCGGAGAAGGATCGGGAGCAGGCGGCCGGCCGCGAAGGGCGCCGCGCGCCGCGCCGGAGCCTCGGGCGAACCCGTGCCCGTCCTCGCCAAGACCGGCGAGCTCGCGGCGACGCTGCGGCGGCAGGTCGGCTTCCAGCTCGGCCGGGCGATGGGCGCGTCCTTCCAGGCCTTCTCCGTGCTGGTCGACGACAAGGGGCTGCGCGCCGGCCATTATGCGGTGCTGCAGGTGATCTCCGACCATCCCGGCATCTCGCAGACCCAGCTCAGCCTCGCGGTCGGGCGCGACAAGACGACGCTGACGCCGCTGCTCAAGGAGATGGAGCGGGGCGGGCTGATCGCGCGCCACGACCATCCGACCGATCGCCGCAGCCGGCTGCTCGACCTGACCGCGCTCGGCCGCAAGAAGCTCTCGATCCTCGCCGCCTGCGCCGCGCGGCATGAGCGGCAGCTCGACGCGATCCTCGGCGACGGGGAGCGGGCGGCGCTGCTCGCACTGCTCAACAAGGTGGCGGACGGCCTGACGCTGGCCGGCGACGACGGGGACGAGGCTACGGACGAGGCGTGA
- a CDS encoding 5-carboxymethyl-2-hydroxymuconate isomerase (PFAM: 5-carboxymethyl-2-hydroxymuconate isomerase), with product MAHAIVEWTANLADEADIRGLLELIAATMRDSGGVFPWGGIRVRGIRLDDYVVADGKADDAFVNITVKMGAGRSAEFKREFFGRLFEAVKAHFAELFERRYLALSLYVEEADEAGSFKHNNIHQRFRKAD from the coding sequence ATGGCCCACGCGATCGTGGAATGGACCGCCAACCTGGCGGACGAGGCCGACATCCGCGGCCTGCTCGAGCTGATCGCCGCGACGATGCGCGATTCCGGCGGCGTCTTCCCCTGGGGCGGCATCCGCGTGCGCGGCATCCGCCTCGACGATTATGTCGTCGCCGACGGCAAGGCGGACGACGCCTTCGTCAACATCACCGTGAAGATGGGGGCGGGGCGCAGCGCCGAGTTCAAGCGCGAATTCTTCGGCCGGCTGTTCGAGGCGGTGAAGGCGCATTTCGCCGAGCTGTTCGAGCGCCGCTATCTCGCCCTCTCGCTCTATGTCGAGGAAGCCGACGAGGCCGGCAGCTTCAAGCACAACAACATCCACCAGCGTTTCAGAAAGGCGGATTGA
- a CDS encoding 2-dehydro-3-deoxyglucarate aldolase (PFAM: HpcH/HpaI aldolase), which yields MNALKTALAERRPQIGLWQALANPYTAEICAGAGYDWLLFDGEHAPNTIQTLLAQLQAVARHPVEPVVRPAVGDPVVIKQYLDIGFRSLLVPMVESAAQAEMLVAATRFPPRGIRGVASATSRASGFGADGGYLARAHEDICLIVQIESRAGLDAIEEIAAVDGVDALFIGPGDLAGALGHLGNPGHAEVQDAIAGALDRVQRAGKAAGIFALSPEDARARMAAGACFVSIGTDIGVLMKGSRGLLDALKG from the coding sequence ATGAACGCGCTCAAGACGGCGCTCGCCGAACGGCGCCCGCAGATCGGCCTGTGGCAGGCGCTGGCCAATCCCTACACGGCGGAGATCTGCGCCGGGGCGGGCTATGACTGGCTGCTGTTCGACGGCGAGCATGCGCCCAACACGATCCAGACGCTGCTCGCGCAGCTCCAGGCGGTCGCGCGCCATCCGGTCGAGCCGGTGGTGCGCCCGGCGGTCGGCGATCCGGTGGTGATCAAGCAATATCTCGACATCGGCTTCCGCTCGCTGCTGGTGCCGATGGTCGAGAGCGCGGCGCAGGCCGAGATGCTGGTCGCCGCGACCCGCTTCCCGCCGCGCGGCATCCGCGGCGTCGCCAGCGCGACCAGCCGGGCGTCGGGCTTCGGCGCCGATGGCGGCTATCTCGCCCGCGCGCATGAGGACATCTGCCTGATCGTCCAGATCGAAAGCCGCGCCGGCCTCGACGCGATCGAGGAGATCGCCGCCGTCGACGGGGTCGACGCGCTGTTCATCGGCCCGGGCGACCTGGCCGGCGCGCTCGGCCATCTCGGCAACCCCGGCCATGCCGAGGTGCAGGACGCGATCGCGGGCGCGCTCGACCGGGTCCAGCGCGCGGGCAAGGCGGCCGGCATCTTCGCCCTGTCGCCCGAGGACGCCCGCGCCCGCATGGCGGCCGGCGCCTGCTTCGTGTCGATCGGCACCGACATCGGCGTGCTGATGAAGGGAAGCCGGGGCCTGCTCGACGCGCTGAAGGGCTGA
- a CDS encoding acetylornithine deacetylase (ArgE) (TIGRFAM: acetylornithine deacetylase (ArgE)~PFAM: peptidase M20; peptidase dimerisation domain protein) codes for MGDWLPILRTLVGFPTVSADSNMELIEWVRDYLAGHGVEAHLTFDAAGRKANLFATVVPGDGGLILSGHTDVVPVTGQQWSSDPFAAELRDGRVYGRGTCDMKGFIAVALALVPEMRALDGARPLHLALSYDEELGCRGAPRMIDDLVRRGVRAGGCIVGEPTGMKAIIGHKGAGMYRCTVTGRAAHSSLAPTGVNAIEYAACIVMKLREIGRRLEAIEPRHAGFDVPYSTIQVNRIDGGTAGNIVADRCELRIDIRHLPATDRAALIAEVAAHVADELLPEMRLRAPEAAISIEEVADIPPFEIAADASLVREVVRSNSVEGACGHVAFGSEAGLFQRAGIPTVICGPGSIEQAHRPDEFVAIEQLERCDGMLRTMLGTVMAEVDIY; via the coding sequence ATGGGTGACTGGCTGCCGATCCTGCGGACGCTGGTGGGCTTCCCCACGGTCAGCGCGGACAGCAACATGGAGCTGATCGAATGGGTCCGCGACTATCTCGCCGGCCATGGCGTCGAAGCGCACCTGACCTTCGACGCCGCCGGGCGGAAGGCCAATCTGTTCGCGACGGTGGTTCCGGGCGACGGCGGCCTGATCCTGTCCGGCCACACCGACGTGGTGCCGGTGACGGGGCAGCAATGGTCGAGCGATCCCTTCGCCGCCGAGCTGCGCGACGGCCGCGTCTATGGACGCGGAACCTGCGACATGAAGGGGTTCATCGCGGTGGCGCTGGCGCTGGTGCCCGAGATGCGCGCGCTCGACGGCGCGCGTCCGCTGCACCTGGCGCTGTCCTATGACGAGGAGCTCGGCTGCCGGGGCGCGCCGCGGATGATCGACGACCTGGTGCGGCGCGGGGTGCGCGCGGGCGGCTGCATCGTCGGCGAGCCGACCGGCATGAAGGCGATCATCGGCCACAAGGGCGCGGGCATGTACCGCTGCACCGTGACCGGGCGCGCGGCCCATTCGTCGCTGGCGCCGACCGGCGTCAACGCGATCGAATATGCCGCCTGCATCGTCATGAAGCTGCGCGAGATCGGCCGCCGGCTCGAAGCGATCGAGCCGCGCCATGCGGGCTTCGACGTGCCCTATTCGACGATCCAGGTGAACCGCATCGACGGCGGCACCGCCGGCAACATCGTCGCCGACCGCTGCGAGCTGCGGATCGACATCCGCCATCTGCCCGCGACCGACCGTGCCGCGCTGATCGCCGAGGTCGCGGCCCATGTGGCGGACGAACTGCTGCCCGAGATGCGGCTGCGCGCGCCGGAGGCGGCGATCAGCATCGAGGAGGTCGCCGACATCCCGCCGTTCGAGATCGCGGCGGACGCATCGCTGGTACGCGAGGTCGTTCGCTCGAACAGCGTCGAGGGGGCGTGCGGCCATGTCGCCTTCGGGTCGGAGGCAGGGCTGTTCCAGCGCGCGGGCATCCCGACGGTGATCTGCGGACCGGGTTCGATCGAGCAGGCCCATCGCCCCGACGAGTTCGTCGCGATCGAGCAGCT
- a CDS encoding Extradiol ring-cleavage dioxygenase, class III enzyme, subunit B (PFAM: Extradiol ring-cleavage dioxygenase, class III enzyme, subunit B) produces MSLVFSGVCSHAPGITGRADRAPVEQKEALYAAFDDMRARLHATRPDAIIVIAAEHFANFFMNNMPAYAMGMADGYDGPIEDPAWLAIPKRRAKGDPDLSQRLIAEVQQTVDVAFAEEWRFDHGIMVPLHFLDPHNELTVIPANINCQGPPLTPLHRAWAFGEALRRAADAVPERIALVGTGGISHWPATPDSGRINEAWDRDFLDRWSRGDKAAMLDYTDAQTYAEAGQGGFEIRTFIAAAAAARGRGTVHYFEPIPIFAVGCTVATMEIA; encoded by the coding sequence ATGAGCCTGGTCTTCAGCGGCGTGTGCAGCCACGCGCCCGGCATCACCGGCCGTGCCGACCGCGCGCCCGTCGAACAGAAGGAGGCGCTCTACGCCGCCTTCGACGACATGCGCGCGCGGCTGCACGCCACCCGGCCCGACGCGATCATCGTCATCGCGGCCGAGCATTTCGCCAATTTCTTCATGAACAACATGCCGGCCTATGCGATGGGCATGGCCGACGGCTATGACGGGCCGATCGAGGACCCGGCCTGGCTGGCGATCCCGAAGCGGCGCGCGAAGGGCGACCCGGACCTGTCGCAGCGGCTGATCGCCGAGGTGCAGCAGACCGTCGACGTCGCCTTCGCCGAGGAATGGCGCTTCGACCATGGCATCATGGTGCCGCTCCACTTCCTCGACCCGCACAACGAGCTGACCGTCATCCCGGCCAACATCAACTGCCAGGGGCCGCCGCTCACCCCGCTGCACCGCGCCTGGGCGTTCGGCGAGGCGCTGCGCCGCGCGGCGGATGCGGTGCCGGAGCGGATCGCGCTGGTCGGCACCGGCGGCATTTCGCACTGGCCGGCGACCCCCGACAGCGGGCGGATCAACGAGGCGTGGGACCGCGACTTCCTCGACCGCTGGTCGCGGGGCGACAAGGCGGCGATGCTCGATTACACCGACGCCCAGACCTATGCCGAGGCGGGGCAGGGCGGCTTCGAGATCCGCACCTTCATCGCCGCCGCCGCCGCCGCGCGCGGCCGGGGCACCGTCCATTATTTCGAGCCGATTCCGATTTTCGCGGTCGGCTGCACCGTTGCGACGATGGAGATCGCCTGA
- a CDS encoding 2-oxo-hepta-3-ene-1,7-dioic acid hydratase (TIGRFAM: 2-oxo-hepta-3-ene-1,7-dioic acid hydratase~PFAM: Hydratase/decarboxylase), with product MPLDPSIIEACAEQLDAAERGRSQIGQFSLAYPEMTIEDGYAIQRAWVRRKLAAGRTLIGHKIGLTSRAMQRSSNITEPDYGALLDDMLFEDGGDIPADRFIEPRVEVELAFILGKRLEGPGCTIFDVLDATDYVVPAIEIIDARIERIDPATGVTRKVFDTISDNAANAGLVLGSRPARPDAVDLRWIAALIHRNGVIEDSGVAAAVLGHPAKGPAWLANKLAPHGEALEAGEIILGGSFTAPVFARPGDGFHVDFGGMGSISVRFA from the coding sequence ATGCCGCTCGATCCCTCCATCATCGAAGCCTGCGCCGAGCAACTCGACGCCGCCGAGCGCGGCCGCAGCCAGATCGGGCAATTCTCGCTCGCCTACCCCGAGATGACGATCGAGGACGGCTATGCGATCCAGCGCGCCTGGGTCCGCCGCAAGCTCGCCGCCGGCCGCACGCTGATCGGCCACAAGATCGGCCTGACGAGCCGGGCGATGCAGCGTTCGTCGAACATCACCGAGCCCGACTATGGCGCGCTGCTCGACGACATGCTGTTCGAGGACGGCGGCGACATCCCGGCCGATCGCTTCATCGAGCCGCGCGTCGAGGTCGAGCTCGCCTTCATCCTCGGCAAGCGGCTCGAAGGGCCGGGCTGCACGATCTTCGACGTGCTCGACGCGACCGACTATGTCGTCCCCGCGATCGAGATCATCGACGCGCGGATCGAGCGGATCGACCCGGCGACCGGCGTCACCCGCAAGGTGTTCGACACCATCTCCGACAACGCCGCCAATGCCGGCCTCGTCCTCGGCAGCCGCCCGGCCCGGCCCGACGCGGTCGACCTGCGCTGGATCGCCGCGCTGATCCACCGCAACGGCGTGATCGAGGATTCGGGCGTCGCCGCCGCCGTGCTCGGCCATCCCGCCAAGGGGCCGGCCTGGCTCGCCAACAAGCTCGCGCCCCATGGCGAGGCGCTGGAGGCGGGGGAGATCATCCTCGGCGGCAGCTTCACCGCGCCGGTCTTCGCCCGGCCGGGCGACGGCTTCCATGTCGATTTCGGCGGCATGGGCTCGATCTCGGTGCGGTTCGCATGA
- a CDS encoding transcriptional regulator, MarR family (PFAM: regulatory protein, MarR), with translation MVSTNMPPYRVSLAGLLLAAREAVMAPIRPCLRDAGVTDQQWRVLRALSDEGALDLGSLAAHALLHPPSATRIIKDMADRGLIQRAVDPANKRRIILQLTEAGEDLVHDASPQIIDVLDSYAADLGTARLAALRRELQALIDIIGKEEARRN, from the coding sequence ATGGTGTCGACCAACATGCCTCCATACCGCGTCTCGCTGGCGGGACTGCTGCTGGCGGCGCGCGAGGCGGTGATGGCGCCGATCCGGCCCTGCCTGCGCGACGCCGGGGTCACCGACCAGCAATGGCGCGTCCTGCGCGCGCTGTCGGACGAGGGCGCGCTCGATCTCGGTTCGCTCGCCGCGCATGCGCTGCTGCACCCGCCGAGCGCGACGCGCATCATCAAGGACATGGCCGATCGCGGGCTGATCCAGCGCGCCGTCGATCCCGCCAACAAGCGTCGCATCATCCTGCAACTGACCGAGGCGGGCGAGGATCTCGTCCATGACGCCAGCCCGCAGATTATCGACGTGCTCGACTCCTACGCCGCCGACCTGGGCACGGCGCGGCTCGCGGCGCTGCGGCGCGAGCTGCAGGCCCTGATCGACATCATCGGCAAGGAGGAGGCGCGGAGGAACTAG